CGACAAGGCGCGGCCGCCCGAGACTGCCGGTGCCGCGGTGGCTTGCCTTGAACGCCACATCATGGTGGGAGTCCGGCAGGGCGTCGATCAGCGCCTTGCGGAAGCGTGGCGACGGCTGCTGGGTCGCCAGGCCATCAAGCTTCTCCCAGAAATGCCGGCGCTGGTCGTTCGACAAGGCAAGAGCCTTGCGCAGCCAGGCATTGTCGCGATCGAGGACCACCGGCTCGGGCTGGCAGAGCCCATCGCGATAGCCGTCCAGGATCAGGGTGCAGATCCGCTTGCCACCCAGTTCGTCATCCTTGCCAGCGGTCTTGACGGCCAGTATCGCGCTGCATGCGAGCCGCACGAGGTCCAGCGCATAGGGCATCGTCGCGGCTTCGTCGAAGTCATTGACGCCCCAGATCAGTCGGCCCTCCAGGTCGCGCCATGTCCCGAAATTCTCAAGGTGGACATCGCCGATCGCGAGGACCTGCGGCAGATCGGCGAGTTCGGGGCAATCGGCAAGAATCGTCTCTGCCCACCTCCAATAGGTCGCACGCAGGAAGGAGAACGGGTCGTGGACCATTTTCTCGTGCTTTTTCTCGAGATCGT
This region of Phreatobacter aquaticus genomic DNA includes:
- a CDS encoding DUF2252 family protein, giving the protein MNIHQSTTAYEAWLRDQIGSGLVKDDLEKKHEKMVHDPFSFLRATYWRWAETILADCPELADLPQVLAIGDVHLENFGTWRDLEGRLIWGVNDFDEAATMPYALDLVRLACSAILAVKTAGKDDELGGKRICTLILDGYRDGLCQPEPVVLDRDNAWLRKALALSNDQRRHFWEKLDGLATQQPSPRFRKALIDALPDSHHDVAFKASHRGTGSLGRPRLVAHAEWLGGPVVREAKAIVSSAWNRTHRPSDTTLHLNRIARGRARAPDPHYKEASGILVRRLSPSSRKIEAKHDLDLLLRARMLRLMGREVANCHADNPRLAEKARLHAEGQTPGWLHDCAKSALKRIADDHAEFGA